In Kordia antarctica, the following proteins share a genomic window:
- a CDS encoding exo-beta-N-acetylmuramidase NamZ family protein — MKYFKVLIIISLLIIISLFLFTNLKTATDENTDQNEIVIADQNTILTGADQVHEYLPYLKDKRVGLLVNTSSIIENTSLVDSLLSHKVKIKYIFGPEHGFRSNAGNGVSIKDEVDPTTGIPIVSLYGGTRKPTKDQMDALDVIVFDIQDVGCRFFTYINKLYDIMEACAENNKELIILDRPNPNGYVDGPVLDMKLKSGIGKFPVPITHGMTMAEFAQMINGEGWLPNKATCKLRIIALKNYTHSTYYELPVSPSPNLNTQASIMLYPSLCLFEGTIISQGRGTYMPFTVLGNPKLKDQYPFSFTPKSISGMSMSPLHMDKTCYGIDLRKYDVEQLLKTKKINLKWLLEFYQNYPDKERFFDKSQSSQIGDFDKLAGTVNLKMQIIAGISEEEIRASWEPKLSKYKNMREKYVIYE; from the coding sequence ATGAAATATTTTAAAGTTTTAATAATTATAAGTTTACTCATAATTATTTCTTTATTTCTTTTTACAAATCTAAAGACCGCTACTGATGAAAACACTGATCAAAATGAAATTGTAATAGCTGATCAAAATACGATTTTAACAGGTGCAGATCAAGTACATGAATACTTACCGTATCTAAAAGACAAAAGAGTTGGACTTTTAGTGAATACCTCTTCAATAATTGAGAATACTTCACTTGTAGATAGTCTTCTCTCTCACAAAGTCAAGATAAAATACATTTTTGGTCCCGAACATGGTTTTCGATCAAATGCGGGCAATGGAGTTTCAATAAAAGATGAAGTTGATCCTACCACAGGAATTCCTATCGTATCTTTATATGGAGGAACAAGAAAACCGACAAAAGACCAAATGGATGCATTGGATGTGATCGTATTTGATATACAAGATGTAGGATGTAGATTTTTCACTTATATAAACAAGCTTTATGATATTATGGAAGCTTGCGCAGAAAATAATAAAGAGTTGATCATCTTAGATCGTCCAAATCCGAATGGTTACGTAGACGGACCTGTTTTAGATATGAAACTTAAGTCAGGAATAGGAAAATTTCCAGTACCAATAACTCATGGAATGACAATGGCAGAATTTGCACAAATGATCAATGGAGAAGGTTGGTTACCAAATAAAGCTACATGTAAGCTACGCATAATAGCTCTTAAAAATTATACACATTCAACGTATTATGAATTACCGGTAAGTCCGTCACCCAATCTCAACACGCAAGCATCTATAATGCTCTACCCATCACTATGTTTATTTGAAGGAACAATAATTAGCCAAGGAAGAGGAACTTATATGCCATTTACGGTATTAGGGAATCCTAAATTAAAAGATCAATATCCATTCTCATTTACTCCAAAAAGCATATCTGGTATGAGTATGAGCCCTTTACATATGGATAAAACCTGCTACGGAATAGACTTAAGAAAGTATGATGTTGAACAGCTACTTAAAACAAAGAAAATCAACCTGAAATGGTTATTAGAGTTCTACCAGAACTATCCAGATAAAGAAAGGTTTTTTGATAAATCTCAGAGTTCACAAATTGGAGATTTCGATAAATTAGCTGGCACCGTTAATCTAAAAATGCAGATCATAGCTGGAATATCTGAGGAAGAAATAAGAGCAAGTTGGGAACCAAAGTTGTCGAAATACAAGAATATGAGAGAAAAATATGTAATTTATGAATAG
- a CDS encoding acyl carrier protein, giving the protein MNNNQNLLKEKIAKVLTEVLSRNVQPNELTNEVDLINEIGLNSLQFLEFILEVENEFDIEIDVGNLDLRYFKKYMYLEKFISECIAEK; this is encoded by the coding sequence ATGAATAATAATCAGAATCTTTTAAAAGAAAAAATAGCGAAAGTATTGACTGAAGTTTTATCAAGAAATGTACAGCCAAATGAATTAACTAATGAAGTTGATTTGATTAATGAAATTGGATTGAATTCATTACAGTTTCTAGAATTTATTTTAGAAGTAGAAAATGAGTTTGATATTGAAATTGATGTGGGGAATTTGGATCTAAGATATTTTAAGAAGTATATGTATTTAGAGAAGTTTATCAGTGAATGCATAGCGGAAAAATAA